Proteins found in one Irregularibacter muris genomic segment:
- a CDS encoding PTS ascorbate transporter subunit IIC, producing MGILRVISQDILTQPALLMGLISLVGLLALRRPFNRIMTGTLKPILGYLMLGAGADFLVANLEPLGKMIEYGFNIKGVVPNNEAIVAIAQDLLGKETMFILLFGLIFNILIARFTKYKYIFLTGHHSFFMACLLSAVLSTTGLEGTTLILIGGFVLGAWSAISPAIGQKYTLQATEGDDIAMGHFGSLGYYLSAWVGKLVGKPENSTEDIEIPEKYGFLRDTTISTAITMLVFYLIAAIAAGPAFVEGLSDGTNFIVFAAMAALKFAVGVTIVYNGVRMILGDLIPAFEGISRKIIPNAVPAVDCAVLFTYAPTAVVIGFLASFVGGIVGMFILGALGGVLIIPGLVPHFFCGATAGIYGNATGGRRGAIIGSFVNGLGITFLPALLLPVLGDLGFQNTTFGDFDFGVVGILFGKATSFLGSAGIYILVAIALFVLIIPSFVKTKSPALNHIVEEEE from the coding sequence ATGGGTATATTGCGAGTGATTTCTCAAGATATTTTAACCCAGCCAGCTTTGTTGATGGGATTGATATCCCTTGTAGGGTTGTTGGCACTACGTCGACCCTTTAATCGAATCATGACAGGCACATTAAAACCTATTTTAGGTTATTTGATGCTAGGTGCAGGTGCGGATTTTTTAGTGGCTAACCTAGAACCTTTAGGGAAAATGATTGAATATGGTTTCAATATTAAAGGGGTAGTGCCTAACAATGAGGCCATTGTAGCTATTGCTCAGGATTTATTAGGAAAAGAGACTATGTTTATCCTATTGTTTGGTCTAATATTCAATATTCTTATTGCACGATTTACGAAGTACAAGTATATATTTTTAACAGGTCATCATTCATTTTTCATGGCTTGTTTATTATCCGCAGTATTGAGTACAACAGGATTAGAAGGGACTACATTGATCTTAATAGGTGGCTTTGTCTTAGGGGCTTGGAGTGCCATTTCTCCAGCTATAGGACAAAAATATACCCTTCAGGCTACGGAGGGTGATGATATCGCCATGGGTCACTTTGGGAGTCTAGGCTATTACTTATCGGCTTGGGTAGGAAAGTTGGTGGGTAAGCCTGAAAATAGCACAGAGGACATTGAGATACCAGAGAAATATGGATTTCTACGGGATACCACCATCTCTACCGCCATTACTATGTTGGTCTTTTATCTCATTGCGGCTATTGCAGCAGGACCTGCCTTTGTAGAAGGATTATCTGATGGCACCAACTTTATCGTATTTGCTGCTATGGCGGCTTTGAAATTTGCTGTAGGGGTAACCATTGTATACAATGGAGTGCGAATGATTCTAGGAGATTTAATTCCTGCTTTTGAAGGAATTTCCAGAAAAATTATCCCCAATGCAGTACCCGCTGTAGATTGTGCCGTTCTTTTCACCTATGCACCTACAGCTGTAGTGATTGGATTTTTAGCTAGTTTTGTAGGAGGTATAGTGGGAATGTTTATCCTAGGAGCTTTAGGCGGAGTTCTGATTATTCCAGGCTTAGTGCCCCACTTCTTCTGCGGAGCAACAGCAGGTATCTATGGAAATGCTACTGGAGGGAGAAGAGGAGCTATTATAGGATCCTTTGTCAATGGATTGGGCATTACCTTCCTCCCTGCATTACTACTACCTGTGCTAGGAGATTTAGGATTCCAAAATACTACCTTTGGAGATTTTGACTTTGGTGTAGTAGGCATACTATTTGGTAAGGCAACTAGCTTTTTAGGAAGTGCGGGGATATATATACTGGTGGCTATCGCGTTATTCGTCCTCATTATCCCAAGCTTTGTTAAAACAAAGAGCCCAGCCTTGAATCATATAGTGGAAGAGGAAGAATAA
- a CDS encoding carbohydrate kinase family protein codes for MDILCIGHAAYDVTLPLEKYPQENDKYSIEESLEAGGGPAANAAYLLAKWGVKTGFVGLIGEDIYGERIIREFQEVDVDLSLIEIEKNYPTPFSTILINKENGSRTIINRKLPHRGLKINKQLLENIQPKVILVDGHELKASLEILERFPKAISLLDAGSLKEATEILARKVDYLVASEKFAKQYSTIEDLDSAENYKKCMDRLKKLSPQQVVVTLGDQGLIYDKQGEIIKLPAYNAKAIDTTGAGDIFHGAFAYGLLRDFSLMKNLKFSSATSALSVEKLGGRQSIPDLEEVEEKCSGISRKNTIE; via the coding sequence ATGGACATACTATGTATTGGTCATGCAGCTTATGATGTTACATTGCCTTTGGAGAAATACCCGCAGGAAAATGACAAATATTCTATTGAAGAATCCCTAGAAGCAGGGGGTGGTCCTGCTGCTAATGCTGCCTATTTATTAGCTAAGTGGGGAGTGAAAACTGGATTTGTGGGCTTGATCGGGGAGGATATCTATGGAGAAAGAATCATTAGAGAGTTTCAAGAAGTAGATGTGGATCTTTCCTTAATAGAAATAGAAAAAAATTATCCCACTCCTTTTTCCACTATTCTCATCAATAAAGAAAATGGGAGTAGGACCATTATCAATAGAAAACTGCCCCATAGAGGTCTGAAAATCAATAAGCAGCTTTTAGAAAATATTCAACCTAAGGTTATTTTGGTAGATGGTCATGAGTTGAAAGCTTCTTTAGAAATTTTAGAGAGATTTCCCAAAGCCATTAGCCTTTTAGATGCAGGATCTTTAAAGGAGGCTACAGAGATATTGGCTAGGAAGGTAGATTATCTGGTGGCTTCAGAAAAGTTTGCTAAACAATATAGTACAATAGAGGATTTAGATTCCGCAGAAAATTATAAAAAGTGTATGGATAGATTGAAAAAACTATCCCCACAGCAAGTGGTAGTGACCTTGGGAGATCAGGGATTGATCTACGATAAGCAGGGTGAAATAATAAAGCTACCTGCTTATAATGCCAAAGCTATTGACACAACAGGGGCAGGAGATATTTTTCACGGGGCTTTTGCCTATGGACTATTAAGGGATTTTTCCCTGATGAAAAATCTTAAATTTTCATCAGCTACATCTGCTCTATCTGTGGAAAAATTAGGGGGAAGACAATCTATACCAGATTTGGAAGAGGTAGAAGAAAAATGTAGTGGAATATCCCGCAAAAATACAATAGAATAA
- a CDS encoding PTS sugar transporter subunit IIB produces the protein MLNILTVCGNGIGSSLMLKMRVEQICEEEGIKANVESTDFNSAQGKKSDLIITVKELASQFEGKELVVVRSYVNKKKIKEDVLDTLLEKANK, from the coding sequence ATGTTAAACATTCTGACGGTATGTGGTAATGGTATAGGCAGTAGCTTAATGTTGAAAATGAGAGTAGAGCAGATATGTGAAGAAGAGGGCATTAAAGCCAATGTAGAATCGACAGATTTTAATTCAGCCCAGGGAAAGAAAAGTGATTTGATTATTACAGTGAAGGAATTGGCTAGCCAATTTGAAGGAAAAGAATTAGTGGTGGTTAGAAGTTATGTCAATAAAAAGAAGATCAAAGAAGATGTTTTAGACACTTTATTGGAGAAGGCTAACAAATAA
- a CDS encoding HD domain-containing protein — protein MLDREKGEKLLHQHVITPHILKHSYAVESVMRALARRLEPESEDLWGLAGLLHDLDNDLVDWQSDMSLHGPKTVELLRNANLGNEEMYQAILAHNPATKVKPKAKFERALYAGDPITGFITAIALVYPSKQLKDVKVKSITKRMKEVRFAAGANREAMASIEMLDIPFPEFAELSLNAMREISEILGL, from the coding sequence ATGCTAGATAGGGAAAAAGGAGAAAAATTACTCCATCAACATGTAATCACTCCCCATATCCTCAAGCACTCCTATGCCGTAGAAAGTGTGATGAGAGCTTTAGCCAGAAGACTGGAGCCAGAAAGTGAAGATTTATGGGGACTAGCTGGACTATTGCACGATCTAGATAATGATTTAGTGGATTGGCAATCTGATATGTCCCTTCATGGACCAAAGACTGTTGAATTATTAAGGAATGCCAATTTAGGTAACGAGGAAATGTATCAGGCTATTCTAGCCCATAACCCGGCTACAAAGGTAAAACCTAAAGCTAAATTTGAGCGGGCTCTTTATGCAGGGGATCCCATTACAGGATTCATCACCGCTATTGCCCTAGTATATCCTAGTAAACAACTTAAAGATGTAAAAGTAAAGTCTATAACCAAAAGAATGAAAGAGGTCCGCTTTGCTGCAGGAGCCAATAGGGAAGCTATGGCCTCCATAGAAATGCTGGATATCCCCTTCCCAGAATTTGCAGAGCTTTCTTTAAATGCTATGCGAGAAATTTCTGAAATATTAGGATTATAA
- a CDS encoding alpha/beta hydrolase — MKCTDFIFQGKDGKSLQGYRWSGKDSVEPKAIIQISHGMMEQGQNYEDFSHPLVEADYVVYANDHRGHGRNVKTIDELGYFAEKGGWNIAVGDMRQLTKIIQRDYPQKPIYLFGYSLGSLLVRDYITHCPQSVVGVILCGTHGGIGGWNVIAMTALKWMMKWKGKKMISPFLNQLSLGNSQGLLPLSHIPIPSKPIKNIPPINSMDSVFYRQHYKISFYYDLLYGLKKVCDPKVIHAVPKDLPIYLFSGEKDPVGDHTKGVLKVYHSYLKAGMKNVYCRFYKNVGHEIYNESNKSMVFKDLIEWLEDNAPNIKK; from the coding sequence ATGAAATGTACTGATTTTATATTTCAAGGAAAGGATGGTAAGTCCCTACAGGGATATAGATGGAGTGGAAAAGACTCAGTTGAGCCTAAGGCTATTATTCAGATTTCCCATGGAATGATGGAGCAGGGACAAAATTATGAGGATTTTTCCCATCCCCTAGTAGAGGCCGATTATGTGGTCTATGCCAATGATCATCGGGGGCACGGTAGAAATGTAAAAACAATAGATGAATTGGGATATTTTGCAGAAAAAGGAGGGTGGAACATAGCGGTTGGAGATATGCGGCAACTCACCAAAATTATCCAAAGAGATTATCCTCAAAAGCCCATTTATCTCTTTGGCTATAGTCTGGGTTCTTTACTTGTCCGGGATTATATCACCCACTGTCCTCAAAGTGTAGTGGGTGTCATCCTATGTGGTACCCATGGAGGAATAGGTGGATGGAATGTTATTGCCATGACAGCATTAAAATGGATGATGAAGTGGAAGGGGAAAAAGATGATTAGTCCCTTTTTAAATCAATTATCCCTAGGAAATTCCCAGGGGTTACTTCCTTTATCCCATATTCCAATCCCTTCAAAGCCTATAAAAAATATACCCCCTATAAACTCCATGGATTCTGTGTTTTATAGACAGCATTATAAAATTAGTTTTTATTATGATTTGTTATATGGTCTTAAGAAGGTATGTGATCCTAAAGTCATCCATGCTGTCCCAAAAGATCTACCTATTTACTTATTTTCAGGGGAAAAAGACCCCGTGGGCGACCATACCAAAGGCGTGCTCAAAGTCTATCATTCTTATCTTAAAGCAGGTATGAAAAATGTATATTGTCGATTTTATAAAAACGTCGGTCATGAAATTTATAATGAAAGTAATAAGTCGATGGTATTTAAAGATTTAATTGAATGGTTGGAGGATAATGCTCCAAATATAAAAAAATAA
- a CDS encoding MASE3 domain-containing protein, with translation MTSLAQDSINNKVKRDKFHIKDTKAFYFTCFFLIILGMLTYIGGKNFSLFHLSIQTLIVIMGFSISITSFNTYKLNKDYKLLILGASYSIVTAIDVAHTLQPHLGADVNWDIFSNTLFCGRYFEGITLILAITFFHQSLKRKKVVIIYGTILLLMIGGIIGHNIVRYIEMSYRVSYFTTMWSHYFLIIILSINMMRLWNDKEHYKPEICTFTMLALGASILSEICFIFHISKLTFFNIMGHNLKFISFYFIYKAIIGDYLKMPYSLLIESNEKLRQEIENKNEIKEHLQQQEVILQKVLNSLEEGIMVMNDQGEIIHYNNRFACMWGLSDFLSKNRDNEQAKHYAAKMTKDPKTFLNNIQEVYHTHNEGHFEIALLDGRYFESFITPFQVYNTKGWLHSFRDITPIKNNQKLLIDSQKRYRLLMDSMPDAVILHHNLKCIYANAACAKLFGIEDKKKAIGMNLLSILPYSDIKNIREKGKNLFNNNTYVSSEYIILDSHKNLHYVESFSSLYGDKEDEIVLTILREVTQKKVAEELQRDMEEKERKLEEKRRLDEFKIDFYTNLSHELKTPINIISAVSHLIKIEAGIESPKMGKYVSVLKQNCNRMIRLINNLIDMNKIDSGYFPIEMKNYNIVQVVEDISYSVIPYMEEKNISFIFDTDIEEKILAIDINSVERILLNLLSNAIKFTLAGGEIQVVVNDLKDAVAISVKDTGVGIEKTLRESIFERFKQGYDLHETNPRGSGIGLSLVKHLVEMHQGSIEVFSEVGQGSEFKVILPAKSLRDKDGKIMIEAFSVDKTEQNGGIDIASIEMSDVVI, from the coding sequence ATGACTAGTCTAGCTCAGGATTCAATAAATAATAAAGTAAAAAGGGATAAGTTCCATATAAAGGATACAAAAGCTTTTTATTTTACTTGTTTCTTTCTAATCATCTTAGGGATGCTAACTTATATTGGTGGAAAAAATTTCTCCTTATTCCATCTCTCTATTCAGACTCTTATCGTGATCATGGGATTTAGTATATCCATCACTTCCTTTAATACCTATAAACTAAACAAAGACTATAAATTACTCATTCTAGGTGCTAGTTACAGTATTGTAACTGCCATTGATGTTGCCCATACCCTTCAACCTCACTTGGGAGCAGATGTAAACTGGGATATATTCTCTAATACTTTGTTTTGTGGGCGATATTTTGAGGGAATTACTTTAATTTTGGCTATTACTTTTTTTCATCAGAGCTTAAAGAGAAAAAAGGTAGTAATTATTTATGGCACGATACTTTTATTAATGATAGGGGGAATAATAGGTCACAATATAGTTAGATATATTGAAATGTCCTATAGGGTCTCTTATTTTACAACAATGTGGAGTCACTACTTCCTCATCATTATTCTATCCATCAATATGATGCGCTTATGGAATGACAAAGAACATTATAAACCTGAAATATGTACCTTCACTATGTTAGCCTTGGGTGCGTCTATTTTGTCTGAGATTTGTTTTATCTTTCATATAAGTAAGTTGACTTTTTTCAATATCATGGGGCATAATTTAAAATTCATATCCTTTTATTTTATTTATAAGGCCATCATAGGCGATTATCTAAAAATGCCTTATTCTTTATTAATAGAAAGCAATGAAAAGCTTCGACAGGAGATAGAGAATAAAAATGAAATAAAAGAACACTTACAGCAACAAGAGGTCATTCTACAGAAAGTATTAAATTCCTTAGAAGAAGGGATTATGGTTATGAATGACCAAGGAGAAATTATTCATTATAATAACCGATTTGCCTGTATGTGGGGATTGTCAGATTTTTTATCTAAAAATAGGGATAATGAGCAGGCAAAACATTATGCTGCGAAGATGACTAAGGATCCTAAAACATTTTTGAATAATATTCAGGAAGTTTATCATACCCATAATGAAGGTCATTTTGAAATAGCTCTTCTAGACGGTCGATATTTTGAAAGCTTCATCACTCCTTTTCAGGTGTATAATACCAAGGGATGGTTACATAGCTTCCGGGACATTACTCCTATTAAAAATAACCAAAAATTATTAATCGATAGTCAAAAAAGGTATAGATTGCTTATGGATAGCATGCCTGATGCTGTAATTTTGCATCACAATTTAAAATGTATATATGCAAATGCCGCTTGTGCCAAACTATTTGGTATAGAGGACAAGAAAAAAGCTATTGGAATGAATCTTTTATCCATATTACCTTATTCTGATATAAAGAATATCCGGGAAAAAGGCAAAAACTTATTTAATAACAACACCTATGTCAGTAGTGAATATATAATTTTAGATAGCCATAAAAACCTACATTATGTAGAATCCTTTTCCTCCCTCTATGGAGATAAAGAAGACGAAATAGTATTGACCATATTAAGAGAGGTTACTCAAAAGAAGGTGGCTGAAGAGCTGCAAAGGGATATGGAGGAAAAGGAAAGAAAGTTGGAAGAAAAAAGAAGACTAGATGAGTTTAAAATTGATTTTTATACCAATCTTTCCCATGAACTTAAAACACCTATTAATATCATTTCTGCTGTTAGTCATTTGATAAAAATAGAGGCAGGAATAGAGTCTCCTAAGATGGGCAAATATGTAAGCGTTCTCAAACAGAACTGCAATAGAATGATTCGTCTCATTAATAATTTAATCGACATGAATAAAATAGATTCGGGATATTTTCCAATAGAGATGAAAAATTATAATATCGTACAAGTAGTAGAGGATATTAGCTATTCAGTCATTCCCTATATGGAGGAAAAAAACATATCTTTTATTTTCGATACCGATATAGAGGAAAAAATATTAGCCATAGACATTAACTCTGTGGAAAGGATATTATTGAACCTATTATCCAATGCCATAAAATTTACACTAGCAGGTGGCGAAATACAAGTCGTGGTCAATGATCTTAAAGATGCGGTGGCCATAAGCGTTAAAGATACGGGGGTAGGGATTGAGAAAACCCTAAGGGAAAGTATTTTTGAACGATTTAAACAGGGATATGACCTCCATGAAACCAATCCAAGGGGAAGTGGTATAGGTTTGTCCCTAGTGAAGCACCTAGTAGAAATGCATCAGGGAAGCATAGAAGTATTTAGTGAAGTAGGACAGGGAAGTGAATTTAAAGTGATTTTGCCTGCCAAATCTTTAAGAGACAAAGATGGAAAGATCATGATAGAGGCTTTTTCCGTGGATAAGACAGAACAAAATGGTGGGATTGATATTGCCAGTATAGAGATGTCTGATGTAGTTATCTAA